The following coding sequences are from one Salvia hispanica cultivar TCC Black 2014 chromosome 3, UniMelb_Shisp_WGS_1.0, whole genome shotgun sequence window:
- the LOC125211852 gene encoding probable beta-D-xylosidase 2: MKISLAFLFLLLAAAGAREPFACDPRDAATKTLPFCRADLRAEERVRDLIGRLTLQEKVKLLGNNAAAVPRLGIRGYEWWSEALHGVSNVGPGTRFGGAFPGATSFPQVINTAASFNASLWEQIGKVVSDEARAMYNGGVAGLTYWSPNVNILRDPRWGRGQETPGEDPLVAGEYAARYVRGLQGTEDGERLKVAACCKHYTAYDLDNWSGVDRFHFNAKVTKQDMVDTFDIPFRSCVKEGNVASVMCSYNQVNGIPTCADPKLLRGTVRGAWRLNGYIVSDCDSVGVFYDNQHYTSTPEEAAADAIKAGLDLDCGPFLGVHTENAVKKGLLKEAQVDLALFNTITVQMRLGMFDGEPSSHPYGNLGPNDVCSPPHQELALEAARQGIVLLKNQGPVLPLSTRKHHPIAVIGPNSDVTLTMIGNYAGVACGYTTPLQGIRKYARAIHQPGCANVACASDALFGGAIEAARTADATVMVMGLDQSVEAEFKDRTGLLLPGRQRELISKVAAASKGPTILVLMTGGAVDVSFAKHDPKIGAIVWAGYPGQAGGAAIADILFGAHNPGGKLPMTWYPQKYLNNLAMTTMDMRPNPSKNYPGRTYRFYQGPVVYPFGHGLTYSSFVHTIAEAPKMVYVPVDGRHHSNTTSQWVRVTHARCSRLSISFSVDVRNVGTREGSHTVLVFSSPPGGGWAPHKQLVAFEKVRVGAGGQERVPIRIHVCKHLSVVDTAGIRRIPMGDHALSIGDLKHSVSLQPQTLGVIKS, from the exons ATGAAAATATCCCTCGCCTTTCTCTTCCTGCTGTTGGCGGCGGCCGGAGCGCGGGAGCCATTCGCCTGCGATCCACGCGACGCCGCCACCAAAACGCTGCCGTTCTGCCGGGCGGATTTGCGGGCGGAGGAGAGGGTGAGGGATTTGATCGGGCGCCTGACGCTGCAGGAGAAGGTGAAGCTTCTGGGGAACAATGCCGCCGCCGTGCCGCGCCTCGGGATCAGGGGCTACGAGTGGTGGTCGGAGGCGCTCCACGGCGTCTCCAACGTCGGTCCGGGGACCAGATTCGGCGGCGCCTTCCCCGGCGCCACCAGTTTCCCGCAGGTCATCAACACCGCTGCCTCTTTCAATGCCTCGCTTTGGGAACAGATCGGCAAA GTTGTGTCGGACGAGGCCCGAGCAATGTACAACGGTGGGGTAGCAGGGCTGACGTATTGGAGCCCGAATGTGAACATATTGCGGGATCCGAGGTGGGGGCGGGGGCAGGAGACTCCAGGGGAGGACCCGCTAGTGGCAGGGGAATACGCAGCGAGGTACGTGAGAGGTTTGCAGGGGACGGAGGACGGAGAGCGGCTGAAGGTGGCTGCCTGCTGCAAGCATTACACGGCCTATGATCTCGACAACTGGAGCGGGGTCGATAGGTTCCACTTTAATGCCAAG GTAACAAAACAGGACATGGTGGACACATTTGATATTCCCTTCAGAAGTTGTGTGAAGGAAGGCAATGTTGCTAGTGTGATGTGTTCCTACAATCAAGTTAACGGCATTCCTACCTGCGCTGATCCCAAACTTCTCCGAGGAACCGTGCGCGGTGCTTGGCGTCTCAACGG GTACATTGTCTCCGATTGTGACTCTGTCGGCGTATTCTACGACAATCAGCATTACACCTCAACTCCAGAAGAAGCTGCTGCTGATGCAATAAAAGCAG GTTTGGATTTGGATTGTGGGCCTTTCTTGGGAGTTCACACAGAGAATGCAGTTAAAAAGGGGCTTCTCAAAGAAGCACAAGTCGATCTTGCACTGTTCAACACCATCACAGTTCAAATGAGGCTAGGAATGTTCGATGGAGAGCCATCATCTCACCCATACGGCAACCTTGGCCCGAACGACGTCTGCTCCCCTCCCCACCAAGAACTAGCACTAGAAGCTGCTAGGCAAGGCATTGTTCTGCTCAAAAATCAAGGCCCTGTGCTGCCTCTCTCTACACGCAAGCACCACCCTATCGCCGTCATTGGACCTAATTCCGATGTTACTCTCACCATGATAGGCAATTATGCTG GTGTGGCGTGTGGTTACACGACGCCTTTGCAAGGTATAAGGAAGTATGCTAGGGCAATTCATCAGCCAGGATGTGCAAATGTCGCCTGTGCTAGTGACGCGTTGTTTGGTGGCGCCATTGAGGCTGCCCGTACGGCTGATGCAACTGTCATGGTTATGGGGTTGGACCAATCTGTCGAGGCAGAGTTCAAAGACCGGACAGGGCTCCTGCTTCCTGGGCGCCAACGGGAGCTCATCTCCAAGGTTGCTGCTGCCTCAAAAGGCCCAACCATTCTTGTGTTGATGACCGGTGGTGCGGTTGATGTCTCCTTCGCCAAGCATGATCCGAAGATCGGAGCCATTGTGTGGGCCGGCTATCCTGGCCAAGCCGGTGGTGCTGCCATTGCTGATATCTTGTTTGGAGCTCATAATCCtg GTGGGAAGCTTCCAATGACATGGTATCCGCAAAAATACCTCAACAACCTGGCTATGACAACAATGGACATGAGGCCAAATCCTTCAAAAAATTACCCTGGGAGGACTTACCGGTTCTACCAAGGGCCGGTCGTGTATCCATTTGGTCACGGTCTAACCTACTCCAGCTTCGTGCACACGATAGCTGAGGCACCTAAGATGGTGTACGTCCCTGTGGACGGGCGCCACCACTCCAACACGACAAGCCAATGGGTCAGGGTGACCCATGCCAGGTGCAGCCGGCTGTCGATTAGCTTTAGTGTGGACGTGAGGAATGTGGGGACAAGGGAGGGGTCCCACACGGTGCTGGTGTTCTCCAGCCCGCCCGGGGGCGGATGGGCGCCCCACAAGCAGCTGGTTGCGTTCGAGAAGGTGAGGGTGGGCGCGGGCGGGCAGGAGAGGGTGCCTATCAGGATCCATGTTTGCAAGCATCTGAGTGTGGTGGACACAGCCGGGATTCGGAGAATTCCGATGGGAGACCACGCGCTGAGTATCGGAGATTTGAAGCATTCTGTTTCACTTCAACCGCAGACACTTGGTGTCATCAAATCATAG